A window of the Microvirga terrae genome harbors these coding sequences:
- a CDS encoding multidrug effflux MFS transporter, whose translation MLKPDTLALTVVLALLTALGPLSTDMYLPSLPAIAAGLHATTGQTQLTLSAFLLGFAAGQFFYGPVSDRIGRKPVLLFGLGLFTLASLICALSPNIETLIAARFLQALGASGPIVLGRAIVRDFYEGPRAGRELSRMGTIMGVVPAAAPVLGGVIERFTGWRVTFGTMILCGIALAAIILWRMPESIRRKSDVPISFPAILRGFRLLLGHAGYRTYVGLSMLTYGGLFAFISGSSFVLQKIYGLDELSFAFSFTFVVAGFMTGTSLAQHLVGRYGLDGTIRIGVTCLALGGLTMLALVLAGVPSSLGISAPMAIYGVGVGLTMPQSMASALMPFPDRAGAASSLLGICQMTFAAVVGILLGRNLDASALPLPATIATTGVLALALFLASGRARRDKPA comes from the coding sequence ATGCTCAAACCCGATACGCTGGCCCTCACCGTCGTCCTGGCCCTGCTCACCGCACTCGGCCCCCTGTCGACGGACATGTATCTGCCGTCGCTCCCCGCGATCGCCGCGGGCCTTCACGCCACGACCGGGCAGACGCAGCTCACCCTGTCGGCCTTCCTCCTCGGCTTCGCGGCCGGGCAGTTCTTCTACGGGCCGGTGTCCGACCGCATCGGACGCAAGCCCGTGCTGCTCTTCGGGCTCGGGCTCTTCACCCTGGCGAGCCTGATCTGCGCGCTCTCGCCCAACATCGAGACCCTGATCGCCGCGCGCTTCCTGCAGGCGCTCGGCGCCTCGGGTCCCATCGTGCTCGGGCGCGCCATCGTGCGCGATTTCTACGAGGGCCCGCGCGCGGGCCGCGAATTGTCGCGCATGGGCACGATCATGGGCGTGGTGCCGGCGGCGGCGCCCGTTCTCGGCGGCGTCATCGAACGCTTCACCGGCTGGCGCGTGACCTTCGGCACCATGATCCTGTGCGGCATCGCGCTCGCGGCCATCATCCTCTGGCGCATGCCCGAAAGCATCCGCCGGAAATCCGATGTGCCGATCTCGTTTCCGGCGATCCTGCGCGGCTTCAGGCTCCTGCTCGGCCATGCCGGTTACCGGACCTATGTGGGCCTGTCCATGCTCACCTATGGCGGGCTCTTTGCGTTCATCTCCGGCTCGTCCTTCGTGCTGCAGAAAATCTACGGGCTCGACGAATTGTCCTTCGCGTTCTCGTTCACCTTCGTGGTGGCGGGCTTCATGACCGGCACCTCCCTGGCGCAACATCTCGTCGGACGGTACGGGCTCGACGGCACCATCCGGATCGGGGTGACGTGCCTCGCGCTCGGCGGCCTCACTATGCTGGCCCTGGTGCTGGCGGGAGTGCCGTCATCGCTGGGCATCAGCGCCCCCATGGCGATCTATGGGGTGGGCGTCGGCCTCACCATGCCGCAATCCATGGCCTCGGCGCTGATGCCCTTTCCGGATCGGGCCGGCGCGGCCTCGTCCCTGCTCGGCATCTGCCAGATGACCTTCGCGGCCGTCGTGGGCATTCTCCTCGGCCGCAATCTCGACGCCTCCGCGCTTCCCCTGCCGGCCACCATCGCCACCACGGGCGTGCTGGCCCTCGCCCTGTTCCTGGCCTCGGGACGGGCCCGTCGGGACAAGCCCGCCTGA
- a CDS encoding polyhydroxyalkanoate depolymerase: MNFSYVWYDTAHWLLSPARAASDITKHFFENPDNPLTNTPYGRTVSAACELFERTTRRYGKPAFDLPTTVIGNEEVAVTERIVWEHPFCRVISFERDHDRAEDQPKLLIVAPMSGHYATLLRGTVETFLPTHQVMITDWADASMVPLAEGRFDLDDYIDYLKTMFRDLGPNLSVMAVCQPAVPVIAAVARLEAEHDPLVPRAMILMGGPIDTRRSPTAVNRLAEERGIDWFRQHCITKVPPSHPGFWRDVYPGFLQLSGFMAMNIDRHLTAHYEMFNHLVEGDGDSAEKHRDFYDEYLAVMDLTAEFYLQTVETVFVNHDLPKGEMMHRGQPVDLMAIRRCAIMAVEGERDDISGVGQTLAALDLTPNLPSDKKLYHLQAGVGHYGVFNGSRFRAQIAPRIVEFIENHSREPARTKPSRASVRS; the protein is encoded by the coding sequence ATGAATTTTTCCTATGTATGGTACGATACCGCGCATTGGCTTTTGAGTCCGGCTCGCGCAGCTTCCGATATCACCAAGCACTTTTTCGAGAACCCCGACAATCCCCTCACGAACACGCCCTACGGCCGGACCGTTTCGGCAGCCTGCGAATTGTTCGAGCGCACCACCCGGCGCTACGGGAAGCCCGCCTTCGACCTGCCCACCACGGTGATCGGCAACGAGGAGGTGGCGGTCACCGAACGGATCGTCTGGGAACACCCCTTCTGCCGCGTCATCTCCTTCGAGCGGGATCACGACCGGGCCGAGGACCAGCCGAAACTCCTGATCGTGGCGCCCATGTCGGGCCACTACGCCACGCTGCTGCGCGGCACGGTCGAAACCTTCCTGCCGACCCACCAGGTGATGATCACCGACTGGGCCGACGCCAGCATGGTGCCCCTGGCCGAGGGCCGGTTCGATCTCGACGATTACATCGACTATCTCAAGACCATGTTCCGGGACCTCGGCCCGAACTTGAGCGTGATGGCCGTGTGCCAGCCGGCCGTGCCCGTCATCGCGGCGGTCGCCCGCCTCGAGGCCGAGCACGATCCCCTCGTCCCGCGGGCCATGATCCTCATGGGCGGGCCCATCGACACCCGCCGCTCGCCCACCGCCGTGAACCGGCTGGCCGAGGAGCGCGGCATCGACTGGTTCCGCCAGCACTGCATCACCAAGGTGCCCCCGTCCCACCCGGGCTTCTGGCGCGACGTCTACCCGGGCTTCCTGCAGCTGTCCGGCTTCATGGCCATGAACATCGACCGGCATCTCACGGCCCATTACGAGATGTTCAACCATCTCGTGGAGGGCGACGGTGATTCGGCCGAGAAGCACCGGGACTTCTATGACGAGTACCTCGCCGTCATGGACCTGACCGCCGAGTTCTACCTGCAGACGGTCGAGACGGTGTTCGTGAACCACGATCTGCCCAAGGGCGAGATGATGCACCGGGGCCAGCCGGTGGACCTCATGGCCATCCGGCGCTGCGCCATCATGGCGGTCGAGGGCGAGCGGGACGACATCTCGGGCGTGGGCCAGACGCTCGCGGCCCTGGACTTGACCCCCAACCTTCCCTCCGACAAGAAGCTCTATCACCTCCAGGCCGGGGTCGGTCACTATGGCGTCTTCAACGGTTCTCGTTTCAGGGCTCAGATCGCTCCTCGAATCGTTGAATTCATTGAGAATCACAGCCGAGAACCAGCCCGGACGAAGCCGTCAAGGGCATCAGTCCGTTCTTGA
- a CDS encoding M48 family metallopeptidase — protein sequence MKSALFRRVPADPPHLKVVHEGQTFKVALKRRPTAKRITLRVSNATGEVVLSIPERTDVGLAQKFADSHSQWIATRLAKVPERVLFEPGALVPFRGVPHRIVHWSAIRGVTQAARSATGEPVIAVACEAAHVARRVRDFLEAEARKDFAAAVKKHTAQLGQPAKRITVRDTKSRWGSCSANGALNFSWRLIMAPPFVLDYLAAHEVAHLRELNHSSRFWKLTHQLCPRTDEAEEWLKTYGSALHRIG from the coding sequence ATGAAATCCGCCCTGTTCCGCCGCGTTCCTGCGGACCCGCCCCATCTCAAAGTCGTCCACGAGGGCCAGACCTTCAAGGTGGCCCTCAAACGCCGTCCGACCGCCAAGCGGATCACGCTGCGCGTCTCCAACGCGACCGGCGAGGTCGTGCTCAGCATCCCCGAGCGCACGGATGTGGGGCTCGCCCAGAAATTCGCCGACAGCCACAGCCAGTGGATCGCCACGCGGCTCGCCAAGGTGCCGGAGCGGGTGCTCTTCGAGCCGGGCGCCCTCGTGCCTTTTCGCGGTGTTCCCCACCGGATCGTTCACTGGTCGGCGATACGCGGGGTGACCCAGGCCGCCCGAAGCGCCACCGGCGAGCCCGTCATCGCGGTCGCCTGCGAGGCCGCCCATGTGGCCCGGCGGGTGCGGGACTTTCTCGAGGCTGAGGCCAGGAAGGACTTCGCCGCCGCCGTGAAGAAGCATACGGCCCAGCTCGGGCAGCCGGCCAAGCGCATCACCGTGCGCGACACCAAGAGCCGCTGGGGCTCCTGCTCGGCCAACGGAGCGCTCAACTTCTCCTGGCGGCTGATCATGGCTCCGCCCTTCGTGCTCGACTACCTGGCCGCCCACGAGGTGGCGCACCTGCGCGAGCTCAACCATTCCAGCCGGTTCTGGAAGCTCACGCACCAGCTCTGCCCGCGCACGGACGAGGCGGAGGAATGGCTCAAGACCTATGGCAGCGCCCTGCACCGGATCGGGTGA
- a CDS encoding methyl-accepting chemotaxis protein, translating to MALKNFSIPQKVIAVVSLMGLVAAVIAVVGWRETSRLKDAMEIVGLREEAAREAMDLRVDIIAISRMTYQVAQQPTKASDFGTEAERRTKEMLGRFKTLEAVADSQEKVLLDQMRGSLNAYFDVIRAMITVAASGKGADAAVMNAEVDKGLASQRSVTDTVKAYSTYTAKKLADMRAAAEDSANRAIRLQIGVAAAGIALGVLISLLMTKVSIVAPLRSLTSVMRRLADDDLAVELPAGNRSRDIGQMIETVQVFKDRMVRNKALELEAIQAREASEVQRKRMMTELAETFDGAVGEIITSVSMAASRMQATAEQLTNSAQATSSRSTAVAAAAEQTSANVLAMSSATEELGASVGEISRQVEQSAVMSREAVQAATLTTEIVSQLSAAADRVGAVIDMISAIAGQTNLLALNATIEAARAGEAGRGFAVVATEVKSLADQTSKATADISSQIAAIQTSTSKAVEAIGGITQRIQAMSDVSSSIAVAVDQQGAATREIVASVNQASAGTGEVTANIGRVAQVAEETEVAAHQVLTSSSALVGQAEHLRNQVNGFLATVRAA from the coding sequence ATGGCACTGAAAAATTTCTCGATCCCGCAGAAGGTGATTGCGGTCGTCTCCCTCATGGGCCTCGTCGCGGCGGTGATCGCCGTGGTCGGCTGGCGCGAGACCTCCAGGCTCAAGGACGCGATGGAGATCGTCGGCCTGCGCGAGGAGGCGGCGCGCGAAGCCATGGACCTGCGCGTCGACATCATCGCCATCAGTCGCATGACCTACCAGGTCGCCCAGCAGCCGACCAAGGCCTCCGACTTCGGCACCGAAGCCGAGCGCCGCACGAAGGAGATGCTGGGGCGGTTCAAGACGCTCGAGGCCGTGGCGGATTCCCAGGAGAAGGTCCTGCTCGACCAGATGCGGGGCTCCCTGAACGCCTATTTCGACGTCATCAGGGCCATGATCACGGTGGCGGCCTCCGGCAAGGGCGCCGATGCGGCCGTCATGAACGCCGAGGTGGACAAGGGGCTCGCGTCGCAGCGCAGCGTCACCGACACGGTGAAGGCCTACAGCACCTACACGGCCAAGAAGCTCGCCGACATGCGCGCGGCCGCCGAGGACAGCGCCAATCGCGCGATCCGGCTCCAGATCGGCGTCGCGGCCGCCGGCATCGCGCTCGGCGTGCTGATCAGCCTGCTGATGACGAAGGTCAGCATCGTGGCGCCCCTGCGCAGCCTGACCTCGGTCATGCGCCGTCTGGCCGACGACGACCTCGCGGTCGAGCTGCCTGCCGGCAATCGCAGCCGCGACATCGGCCAGATGATCGAGACCGTGCAGGTCTTCAAGGACCGCATGGTCCGCAACAAGGCCCTGGAGCTCGAAGCCATCCAGGCCCGCGAAGCCTCCGAGGTCCAGCGCAAGCGGATGATGACCGAACTCGCCGAAACCTTCGACGGCGCCGTCGGCGAGATCATCACGTCGGTGTCCATGGCGGCCAGCCGCATGCAGGCCACGGCCGAGCAGCTGACGAATTCCGCCCAGGCCACGTCCTCGCGCTCCACGGCCGTGGCGGCCGCCGCCGAACAGACCTCGGCCAACGTGCTCGCCATGTCGAGCGCCACCGAAGAGCTCGGCGCCTCCGTGGGAGAGATCAGCCGCCAGGTCGAGCAATCGGCCGTCATGTCGCGCGAGGCCGTGCAGGCCGCGACTCTGACGACCGAGATCGTCTCGCAGCTGAGCGCCGCCGCCGACCGGGTCGGGGCGGTCATCGACATGATCTCGGCCATCGCGGGCCAGACCAACCTGCTGGCATTGAACGCCACCATCGAGGCGGCGCGGGCCGGCGAGGCCGGCCGCGGCTTCGCCGTGGTGGCCACCGAGGTGAAGTCGCTCGCCGACCAGACCTCGAAGGCCACGGCCGACATCTCGAGCCAGATCGCCGCGATCCAGACCTCGACCTCCAAGGCCGTGGAGGCGATCGGCGGCATCACCCAGCGCATCCAGGCCATGAGCGACGTGTCCAGCAGCATCGCCGTGGCGGTGGACCAGCAGGGCGCCGCCACCCGGGAGATCGTCGCCTCGGTCAACCAGGCTTCGGCGGGGACGGGCGAGGTGACGGCCAATATCGGCCGGGTGGCCCAGGTGGCCGAGGAAACCGAGGTTGCCGCTCATCAGGTGCTGACATCCTCCTCGGCCCTCGTGGGCCAGGCCGAGCACCTGCGCAATCAGGTCAACGGCTTCCTGGCGACCGTCCGGGCGGCCTAG
- a CDS encoding beta strand repeat-containing protein produces the protein MTTSIQSTGILPAALVPDAAPSNLAANSVIQGNADDNELGSPDTPTSVTINGAEGYDTLWGGMAGDELHGDVDNDLLIGGAGNDTLDGGIDWDTLSYREETGGAGIVLNLSDSAWTYGGTTYASLTGRDMWGDLDTLLNFEEVYGSTAGDVIYAGNSLQGWYLDGNEGDDTLTGGGNDDTLIGGAGNDTLVNGSVIYVGTDAINADLTAGRASGQGQDILSGVTFLMGGEGNDTIRGATLASTIDGGFGDDILYTGGSTYIDASLGADTVHGAIASTTVARASNDRIKVNASTVLTYEDLTRPAAAVKADLGNGWVDEYDGSVRYATDKLFGSLRKFIGSSGNDTIFGSASNNTIVGGDGNDYILGFGGNDSLVGGDGNDTLSGSNSYRDTLVGGLGNDHYVTGDSDDVLVDAGGIDTIETYLSSYTLQAGFENLINTASSAGTLVGNAADNKLTSGGGNDTLDGGAGSDTMTGGAGNDVYYIRDLGDLAVELNGTTGGDDTVIISVRNYDGTKLANIEHIRFVGEGSIAGTNTAPVIGGLASPLSLTIADNETVSPFTSVTITDSDSASVTAVVSLNNSYGALTNFGIGTYDAQERRYTVTGTAEQVQNALRGLVYDPFDRPSDSAGNGLTTTFTITLTDVEGASATPNANVSVTSVTANRAPTISFMPQTFTMADTENTDLVAPFTLLAVNEPNAGDVLTVSIRLDDAGKGALVPVQGGAYDAATGTFTVIGSLAQVRAAVTALLFNPTDRPLAESGSVETTTFSITVTDARGATASAASVATVNSVAIGYVNHAPTAPVLSNGDISDRLTTDLTVGSLTATDQDGDALTITFDWAQPYSSGLISADGCFKIVDGTVVVNNPSLVQVDGNQTFTYAVTATDGHGGTTSSTIAIHVADVNHGPTAPVLAGGTISETSAAHTVAGTLSSTDADNDPIAYAFTNPLSGTDGRVSADGRFEIVNGTIQVRDPALIQVSGDTTFSYGIVASDGYGGKVSSAIAIKVTDANPAPADILLSGTAVVEHSAIGQTIGTLSSTLPGQGQRTYTLLNDGGGRVELVDNQLRVKNNTKIDYEQLTSFKVTVSVTDGSVRKVKDFTIKIVDVNPETVNGTDGSDLIRGGSGADTISGGAGNDTLSGGAGKDVLMGGKGADIFLFERSTPGTAGPDLIQDFKVAEYDRVYLSLSSFTGFKSSDLGRLKASDFVLGTKALGKEDRIIYDQAKGELYYDSDGTGGAGQIHIATFTNAGTKPALTYASFFIV, from the coding sequence ATGACGACATCCATCCAAAGCACCGGGATCCTGCCTGCCGCTCTGGTGCCGGACGCAGCCCCGAGCAACCTAGCGGCCAACTCAGTCATTCAAGGGAATGCCGACGACAACGAGCTCGGCAGCCCGGACACCCCGACATCGGTCACGATCAACGGCGCCGAGGGCTACGATACGCTCTGGGGCGGAATGGCCGGCGACGAGCTCCATGGCGATGTCGACAACGATCTGCTGATCGGCGGGGCCGGGAACGACACTCTCGACGGCGGCATCGACTGGGATACCCTCTCCTACCGGGAGGAGACGGGCGGCGCGGGCATCGTTCTCAATCTGAGCGATTCGGCCTGGACGTATGGGGGCACGACCTACGCGTCGCTCACCGGCAGGGACATGTGGGGCGATCTCGACACCCTGCTGAATTTCGAGGAGGTCTACGGATCGACCGCCGGCGACGTGATCTACGCCGGCAATTCCCTGCAGGGCTGGTACCTCGATGGCAACGAGGGCGACGATACGCTGACCGGCGGCGGCAACGACGACACGCTCATCGGCGGCGCGGGCAACGACACGCTCGTCAACGGAAGCGTCATCTATGTCGGCACCGATGCCATCAATGCCGATCTCACCGCGGGTCGCGCCAGCGGCCAGGGCCAGGACATCTTGTCCGGGGTGACGTTTCTGATGGGCGGCGAAGGCAACGACACCATCCGCGGCGCTACGCTCGCCTCCACCATCGACGGCGGCTTCGGCGACGACATCCTCTACACGGGTGGGTCGACCTATATCGACGCGAGCTTGGGCGCCGACACGGTCCATGGAGCCATCGCGTCCACGACGGTCGCGCGCGCGTCAAACGACAGGATCAAGGTCAACGCAAGCACCGTGCTCACCTACGAGGATCTCACGCGCCCGGCCGCGGCGGTCAAGGCTGATCTGGGGAACGGCTGGGTCGACGAATATGACGGCAGCGTCCGGTACGCGACGGACAAGCTGTTCGGAAGCTTGAGAAAGTTCATCGGGTCGAGCGGGAACGACACGATCTTCGGCAGCGCTTCCAACAACACGATCGTCGGAGGCGACGGCAACGATTATATCCTCGGTTTCGGCGGAAATGACTCCCTTGTGGGCGGCGACGGAAACGATACGCTCTCGGGGAGCAACAGCTACCGCGACACGCTCGTCGGTGGACTTGGCAACGATCATTACGTGACCGGCGACAGCGACGACGTGCTCGTCGATGCCGGCGGCATCGACACGATCGAAACCTATCTCTCCAGCTACACGCTCCAAGCCGGTTTCGAAAACCTGATCAATACGGCCTCGAGCGCCGGAACCCTGGTCGGCAACGCGGCCGACAACAAGCTGACCAGCGGCGGCGGAAACGATACGCTCGACGGCGGCGCCGGCAGCGACACCATGACGGGCGGCGCCGGCAACGACGTCTATTACATCCGCGATCTCGGCGATCTGGCGGTCGAGCTCAACGGCACGACGGGCGGCGACGACACGGTCATCATCTCGGTTCGCAACTACGACGGCACCAAGCTCGCCAATATCGAGCACATCCGGTTCGTGGGCGAGGGCAGCATCGCGGGCACCAACACGGCGCCCGTGATCGGCGGGCTTGCCTCCCCGTTGAGCCTGACCATCGCCGACAACGAGACCGTCAGCCCCTTCACGTCCGTCACGATCACGGATTCGGACAGCGCCAGCGTCACGGCCGTCGTGAGCCTGAACAACAGTTACGGCGCGCTGACGAATTTCGGCATCGGCACCTATGATGCCCAGGAGCGGCGCTACACGGTCACCGGCACGGCCGAGCAGGTCCAGAACGCCCTGCGTGGCCTCGTCTACGATCCCTTCGACCGACCGAGCGATTCTGCCGGAAACGGCCTGACGACGACCTTCACCATCACGCTCACCGACGTGGAAGGCGCATCCGCCACCCCCAACGCAAACGTCTCCGTGACGAGCGTGACGGCCAACCGGGCTCCGACGATTTCGTTCATGCCGCAGACCTTCACGATGGCCGACACGGAGAACACGGACCTCGTGGCGCCGTTCACGCTTCTCGCCGTGAACGAACCGAATGCCGGCGACGTGCTGACCGTGAGCATCCGGCTCGACGACGCCGGGAAGGGCGCGCTGGTCCCGGTCCAGGGCGGCGCCTACGATGCCGCCACGGGCACGTTCACGGTCATCGGCTCCCTCGCGCAGGTGCGGGCGGCCGTTACCGCGCTCCTGTTCAATCCGACCGACCGTCCCCTGGCGGAGAGCGGCTCCGTCGAGACGACCACGTTCTCGATCACGGTCACCGATGCACGCGGCGCGACGGCCTCGGCGGCCAGCGTCGCCACGGTGAATTCCGTCGCGATCGGGTATGTCAACCATGCTCCGACCGCGCCGGTTCTGTCGAACGGCGACATCTCCGACAGGCTGACCACCGACCTGACCGTCGGATCCCTCACGGCGACCGATCAGGACGGCGATGCCCTGACCATCACGTTCGACTGGGCCCAGCCCTATTCGTCGGGCCTCATCAGCGCCGACGGCTGCTTCAAGATCGTCGACGGCACCGTGGTGGTCAACAATCCGTCGCTCGTTCAGGTCGATGGCAACCAGACCTTCACCTACGCGGTCACGGCCACGGACGGGCACGGCGGCACCACCTCGAGCACGATCGCGATCCATGTGGCGGACGTGAACCACGGCCCGACGGCGCCCGTTCTCGCCGGCGGCACGATCTCCGAGACGTCGGCCGCCCACACGGTCGCCGGCACGCTCTCCTCGACCGATGCCGACAACGATCCGATCGCCTACGCCTTCACGAATCCGCTCAGCGGAACGGATGGGCGCGTCAGCGCCGACGGCCGCTTCGAAATCGTGAACGGCACCATTCAGGTCAGGGATCCGGCGCTCATCCAGGTGAGCGGCGACACCACCTTCAGCTACGGCATCGTCGCGTCGGACGGCTATGGCGGAAAGGTTTCGAGCGCCATCGCCATCAAGGTGACGGATGCGAACCCGGCTCCTGCCGACATCCTTTTGTCCGGCACCGCGGTCGTCGAACACAGCGCCATCGGCCAGACCATCGGCACCCTGTCGTCGACCCTTCCGGGCCAGGGCCAGCGCACGTACACCCTGCTCAACGACGGTGGCGGTCGCGTGGAGCTGGTCGACAACCAGCTGCGCGTCAAGAACAACACCAAGATCGATTACGAGCAGCTCACCTCCTTCAAGGTCACCGTCTCGGTCACCGACGGATCCGTCAGGAAGGTCAAGGACTTCACGATCAAGATCGTGGACGTCAATCCCGAGACGGTGAACGGGACCGACGGCTCCGACCTGATCAGGGGCGGCAGTGGCGCCGACACGATCTCGGGCGGAGCTGGGAACGACACCTTAAGCGGCGGCGCCGGGAAGGACGTCCTCATGGGCGGCAAGGGAGCCGACATCTTCCTGTTCGAGCGCAGCACGCCGGGCACGGCTGGACCGGACCTGATCCAGGACTTCAAGGTCGCGGAGTACGATCGCGTCTATCTGTCCCTGAGCAGCTTCACGGGGTTCAAGTCGTCCGATCTCGGCCGCCTGAAGGCGAGCGACTTCGTCCTGGGCACAAAGGCCCTGGGGAAAGAGGACCGGATCATCTACGACCAAGCCAAAGGCGAGCTCTATTACGACTCCGATGGTACGGGCGGCGCCGGTCAGATCCACATCGCCACCTTCACCAATGCGGGCACCAAGCCGGCTCTCACTTATGCCAGCTTCTTCATTGTCTGA
- a CDS encoding ActR/PrrA/RegA family redox response regulator transcription factor produces MADAPAAFEDRADKSLLIVDDDRPFSTRLARAMEGRGYQVRVAESVTDGLAAIENEPPAFAVIDMRLGDGNGLDVIERLKSRRPDARGVILTGYGNIATAVTAVKMGAFDYLAKPADADEIHAALMAQPGERALPPENPMSADRVRWEHIQRVYELCGRNVSETARRLNMHRRTLQRILAKRAPR; encoded by the coding sequence ATGGCCGATGCGCCTGCCGCGTTCGAAGATCGCGCCGACAAGAGCCTCTTGATCGTCGACGACGACCGGCCATTCTCGACCCGTCTCGCCCGCGCCATGGAAGGCCGCGGCTATCAGGTTCGCGTGGCCGAAAGCGTGACGGACGGCCTCGCGGCGATCGAAAATGAACCGCCGGCCTTCGCGGTGATCGACATGCGCCTGGGCGACGGCAACGGGCTCGACGTGATCGAGCGCCTGAAGAGCCGCCGCCCCGACGCGCGCGGCGTGATCCTCACCGGTTACGGCAATATCGCGACGGCCGTCACGGCGGTGAAGATGGGCGCCTTCGACTATCTGGCGAAGCCCGCCGATGCGGACGAGATCCACGCCGCGCTCATGGCCCAGCCGGGCGAACGCGCCCTGCCGCCGGAAAACCCCATGTCGGCCGACCGGGTGCGCTGGGAGCACATCCAGCGCGTCTACGAGCTCTGCGGCCGCAACGTCTCGGAAACCGCGCGCCGCCTCAACATGCACCGCCGAACCCTGCAGCGGATCCTCGCCAAGCGCGCGCCCCGCTGA
- a CDS encoding ActS/PrrB/RegB family redox-sensitive histidine kinase, with amino-acid sequence MSKIDQKSLTHHARHLRLDTLVRLRWLAIAGQAAAVAGVRFGLGFPLPFALCFLVISASVWVNLLLRIQYPASHRLSDNIATALLAFDILQLAGLLYLTGGLENPFAMLFLAPVLISATALTPERTLGLGLLAIGCATLLVLAHKPLPWSPAQSFTLPFLYVTGIWAAIVLGTAFTGIYAWRVAEEARQLAQALAATELVLAREQHLSQLDGLAAAAAHELGTPLATIALVTKELSHAMPKDGPVGEDLRLLQEQVERCRTILTKLTSMGQEEESEFLETISLSHLVEEIVEPQRAVGFDVQVETRGEGPEPMGRRNPGVVYGLSNILDNATDFAESRVTIEAFWSPHEVFIEIRDDGPGYAPDILLRVGEPYVTTRSAAERTEDSEEGGGLGLGLFIAKTLIERSGAELTLTNTAPPASGAIARIVWPRHAFERGAAISPQGESTLSLKG; translated from the coding sequence ATGTCCAAGATCGACCAGAAGAGTCTGACCCACCACGCCCGGCACCTGCGCCTCGACACCCTCGTTCGCCTGCGCTGGCTCGCCATCGCGGGTCAGGCGGCCGCCGTCGCCGGGGTCCGGTTCGGGCTCGGCTTCCCCCTGCCCTTCGCCCTCTGCTTCCTGGTCATCAGCGCGTCGGTCTGGGTCAACCTGCTCCTGCGGATCCAGTACCCGGCGAGCCACCGGCTCAGCGACAACATCGCCACGGCGCTCCTCGCCTTCGACATCCTGCAGCTGGCGGGGCTTCTCTATCTGACGGGCGGGCTCGAGAATCCCTTCGCCATGCTGTTCCTGGCGCCCGTGCTCATCTCGGCCACGGCCCTGACCCCGGAGCGGACCCTGGGGCTCGGCCTTCTCGCCATCGGCTGCGCGACGCTTCTGGTGCTCGCCCACAAGCCCCTGCCCTGGTCTCCCGCACAGAGCTTCACGCTTCCCTTCCTCTATGTCACGGGGATCTGGGCGGCGATCGTGCTCGGCACGGCCTTCACGGGCATCTATGCCTGGCGCGTCGCCGAGGAGGCCCGGCAGCTCGCCCAGGCGCTCGCCGCCACGGAGCTTGTCCTCGCCCGCGAGCAGCACCTGTCCCAGCTCGACGGCCTCGCGGCCGCGGCGGCCCACGAGCTCGGCACCCCGCTGGCCACCATCGCCCTGGTGACCAAGGAGCTGAGCCATGCCATGCCCAAGGACGGCCCGGTGGGCGAGGACCTGCGGCTCCTGCAGGAGCAGGTGGAGCGCTGCCGCACCATCCTGACCAAGCTCACCTCCATGGGTCAGGAGGAGGAATCGGAATTTCTGGAGACCATCTCCCTGAGCCATCTGGTGGAGGAGATCGTCGAGCCGCAGCGCGCCGTCGGCTTCGACGTGCAGGTCGAGACGCGGGGCGAAGGGCCGGAGCCCATGGGACGGCGGAATCCCGGGGTCGTCTACGGCCTGTCCAACATTCTCGACAACGCCACGGACTTCGCGGAAAGCCGGGTGACGATCGAGGCGTTCTGGTCCCCTCACGAGGTTTTCATCGAGATCCGGGATGACGGCCCGGGTTACGCTCCCGATATCCTGCTCAGGGTGGGCGAGCCCTACGTGACCACCCGCAGCGCCGCCGAGCGGACGGAGGACAGCGAGGAGGGCGGTGGCCTGGGGCTCGGCCTGTTCATCGCCAAGACCCTCATCGAGCGCTCGGGGGCGGAACTGACCCTGACGAACACCGCGCCGCCGGCCTCCGGGGCCATCGCACGGATCGTTTGGCCCCGTCATGCGTTTGAACGAGGTGCGGCAATTTCGCCGCAGGGAGAGTCCACGCTGTCCCTCAAAGGTTAG